The genomic DNA GGAGCCCGCCTTCTTGTTCTCGGTCGTTACGACGTCCAATGTGGCCATGTCTCGCCTACGCGGTTTCCAGGGGTCTAGAGCTTGATCTCGACGTCGACACCCGCCGCCAGCTCGAGCTTCATCAGCGCGTCGACGGTCTGAGGGGTCGGATCGAGAATGTCGATCAGTCGCTTGTGCGTGCGGGTCTCGAACTGCTCCCGCGACTTCTTGTCGATGTGGGGCCCGCGCAGCACCGTGTACTTGTTGATGCTGGTGGGCAGCGGGATCGGCCCGGCCACACGTGCACCCGTCCGCATGGCGGTGTCGACGATCTCACCAGCGCTCTGATCGAGCAGCTTGAAATCGTATGCCTTCATTCGGATACGGATTTTCTGGGAGGCCAGTTCGCCCATCTCTCCAACCTTTTCTTTAGTTCCCGAGCCGAGCAGACGCCCGGTCCGCCCCGCGACCTTCGGCTTCGCCTCGCTGCGCGCCCGCTACGCGGGCTTGCCAGGGGCGGTCACCGCTCGTAGCGAGACCGGGACGTAAATTCGTTACTCGATGATGTCCGCGACCACGCCCGCGCCGACGGTCCGGCCGCCTTCGCGAATCGCGAAGCGCAGCTCCTTGTCCATCGCGATCGGCGTGATCAGCTCCACCGTCATCTCCACGTTGTCGCCAGGCATCACCATCTCCGTCCCGTCCGGAAGATTCGCGACACCCGTCACGTC from Myxococcota bacterium includes the following:
- the rpsJ gene encoding 30S ribosomal protein S10, producing the protein MASQKIRIRMKAYDFKLLDQSAGEIVDTAMRTGARVAGPIPLPTSINKYTVLRGPHIDKKSREQFETRTHKRLIDILDPTPQTVDALMKLELAAGVDVEIKL
- the tuf gene encoding elongation factor Tu (EF-Tu; promotes GTP-dependent binding of aminoacyl-tRNA to the A-site of ribosomes during protein biosynthesis; when the tRNA anticodon matches the mRNA codon, GTP hydrolysis results; the inactive EF-Tu-GDP leaves the ribosome and release of GDP is promoted by elongation factor Ts; many prokaryotes have two copies of the gene encoding EF-Tu), with the translated sequence ERGQVLAKPGSITPHTKFKAQAYILTKDEGGRHTPFFNGYRPQFYFRTTDVTGVANLPDGTEMVMPGDNVEMTVELITPIAMDKELRFAIREGGRTVGAGVVADIIE